A genomic region of Nostoc sp. UHCC 0702 contains the following coding sequences:
- a CDS encoding efflux RND transporter permease subunit, with protein MNISELFIRRPVMTVLVMVGVLIFGLMSYRMLPVSDLPNVDFPTIQVTANLPGANPETMASSVATPLEQQFSSIAGLSSMNSTSSLGSSQITLQFDLSRQIDGAAQDVQAAISKAAKQLPTNMPNPPSYRKVNPADQPILYISLNSEILPLSTVDKYAETLLAQRLSMVDGVAQVQVYGSQKYAVRIQLDPESLSAKGIGVDEVATAISQGNVNLPTGTLYGTKQNFTIQANGQLNDAASYRSLVVTYQDGAPVLLGELGQVLDSVENDKVASWFFPDKGEQGSRGAGVQGSRGAGVQGSRGAGVQGSRGAGEKGSRVSSGVRAMVLAIQKQPGTNTVAVVDAIKQILPSFREQIPAAVNMDIMYDRSQVIRESVDDVQFTLLLTIALVVLVIFLFLRNLSATVIPSLAVPLSLVATLGVMLLLGFSLDNLSLMALTLSVGFVVDDAVVMLENIVRHMEMGESRFEAALNASREIGFTILSMTISLVAVFIPVLFMSGILGRLFREFAITISVAILISGMISLSLTPMLCSRFLRPPHHGQSDSEGKKDWKTRLYNLSESFFDKLLGAYDRSLKLSLKYHRTTMVVSGAILVATVYLFMVVPKGFIPSADVGQITANTQAAEDISFDEMVKHQQALAAIAYQDPNIAAVNSSVGAGGPNASANTGRIFLKLKPRHERPLGADEIVQELRPKLSRIPGMKVFLQNPPAINIGGQQSKAQYQFTLQSPNVQELYQYAPNLEKQLRALEDLQDVNSDLQIKNPQLEVKINRDLASSLGLTANQIETALSNAYGTRQVSTIYASDSQYQVIMGVEPKYQQNPNALDLLSIRAPSGQLIPLNAVATVTKDVGPLTINHTGQLASVTISFNLKPGVSLGNVTAKIEQIARQTLPASISTGFQGSAQAFQSSIQGLGWLLLVAIFVIYIVLGILYENFIHPLTILSSLPSAGFGALLTLLIFNVDLNIYAFVGIILLIGIVKKNGIMMVDFAIVARQQGKTPYDAIYEACLVRFRPIMMTTMAALMGTLPIALGFGAGADTRRPLGLAVVGGLLFSQFLTLYLTPVFYTYMESWQTSLKKRNWRKPSKADSEVV; from the coding sequence ATGAACATTTCTGAATTATTCATCCGTCGCCCAGTGATGACAGTATTAGTCATGGTTGGGGTGTTGATATTCGGGCTGATGAGTTACCGAATGTTGCCAGTCAGCGATTTGCCCAACGTGGATTTTCCCACGATTCAGGTGACAGCTAATCTGCCCGGAGCTAATCCAGAGACAATGGCTTCTTCTGTCGCTACCCCTCTAGAGCAGCAGTTTTCCAGCATAGCAGGTTTGAGTTCCATGAACTCCACTAGCTCCTTGGGTAGCTCACAAATCACCTTGCAATTTGACCTGAGTCGGCAGATAGACGGCGCAGCACAAGATGTGCAAGCAGCTATATCCAAAGCTGCAAAGCAGTTGCCTACCAATATGCCCAATCCACCATCCTATCGCAAGGTAAATCCGGCAGACCAACCAATTCTCTATATCTCCCTGAATTCAGAAATTTTACCTTTATCAACTGTAGATAAATACGCCGAAACCCTTTTGGCACAACGCTTGTCAATGGTGGATGGGGTGGCTCAGGTGCAGGTGTACGGTTCCCAAAAGTACGCGGTACGGATTCAATTAGACCCGGAATCGCTCAGTGCTAAAGGTATCGGTGTGGATGAAGTAGCCACAGCTATTTCCCAAGGTAATGTTAATCTGCCGACTGGGACACTTTACGGCACAAAGCAGAATTTTACCATCCAAGCTAATGGGCAACTAAATGATGCGGCTAGCTATCGTTCGTTGGTTGTAACTTATCAAGATGGTGCCCCAGTACTCTTAGGAGAACTAGGTCAGGTGCTGGATAGTGTAGAGAATGACAAGGTGGCGAGTTGGTTTTTTCCTGACAAGGGGGAGCAGGGGAGCAGGGGAGCAGGGGTGCAGGGGAGTAGGGGAGCAGGGGTGCAGGGGAGTAGGGGAGCAGGGGTGCAGGGGAGCAGGGGTGCAGGGGAGAAGGGGAGCAGGGTTAGTTCTGGTGTTAGGGCGATGGTGTTGGCAATTCAGAAGCAACCGGGAACTAATACTGTGGCTGTGGTGGATGCTATTAAGCAAATTTTACCCTCTTTCCGCGAACAAATTCCCGCCGCTGTCAACATGGATATTATGTATGACCGATCGCAGGTAATTCGAGAATCGGTTGATGATGTCCAGTTTACTTTGTTGCTGACCATCGCCTTGGTAGTACTAGTTATATTTTTGTTTCTCCGCAATTTGTCGGCCACAGTTATTCCTAGTTTGGCTGTACCTTTATCGCTGGTGGCTACTCTTGGGGTGATGCTATTGCTGGGTTTCTCTTTAGATAACCTGTCTTTAATGGCGTTGACTCTTTCCGTGGGTTTTGTGGTGGATGATGCTGTAGTTATGTTAGAGAACATAGTCCGTCACATGGAAATGGGGGAAAGTCGGTTTGAAGCAGCTTTGAACGCTTCCAGAGAGATTGGTTTCACGATTTTATCCATGACCATTTCTCTAGTTGCAGTATTTATTCCCGTGCTGTTCATGAGTGGCATTTTAGGAAGACTGTTCCGCGAATTTGCTATTACAATCAGCGTTGCCATTCTCATCTCTGGCATGATTTCTCTCAGCTTGACACCAATGCTGTGTTCCCGCTTCTTACGTCCACCCCATCATGGACAGTCAGATAGCGAGGGTAAGAAAGATTGGAAAACTCGCCTCTACAACCTTTCAGAAAGCTTCTTTGATAAATTGCTTGGCGCTTACGATCGGAGTTTAAAACTGTCACTCAAATATCATCGCACAACGATGGTGGTTTCTGGTGCGATTTTGGTGGCGACAGTGTATTTATTTATGGTTGTTCCCAAGGGGTTTATTCCTAGTGCCGATGTGGGACAAATCACCGCCAATACCCAAGCAGCAGAGGATATCTCCTTTGATGAAATGGTAAAACATCAACAAGCACTGGCAGCGATCGCATATCAAGATCCGAATATTGCGGCTGTTAACTCTAGTGTAGGTGCTGGGGGGCCAAATGCTTCTGCCAACACTGGACGAATTTTTCTCAAACTCAAACCTCGTCATGAACGCCCTCTGGGTGCAGATGAGATTGTACAAGAACTTCGTCCCAAACTATCACGCATTCCGGGGATGAAGGTTTTTTTGCAAAATCCCCCAGCCATTAACATTGGTGGGCAACAAAGCAAAGCCCAATATCAATTTACACTTCAAAGCCCCAACGTCCAAGAGCTTTACCAATACGCCCCCAATTTAGAAAAGCAACTCCGCGCCCTAGAAGATTTGCAAGATGTTAATAGTGACTTGCAAATCAAAAATCCCCAACTTGAAGTCAAAATCAACCGTGATTTAGCATCATCTTTGGGTTTAACTGCCAATCAAATCGAAACTGCCTTAAGTAATGCTTATGGTACTCGCCAAGTTTCCACAATTTACGCCTCTGATAGCCAATATCAGGTAATTATGGGTGTGGAACCGAAATATCAGCAAAATCCCAATGCCCTAGATTTGCTTTCAATTCGCGCCCCCAGTGGACAATTAATACCCCTCAACGCTGTAGCAACTGTAACTAAAGATGTAGGGCCATTAACTATTAACCACACAGGACAACTAGCTTCTGTCACTATATCTTTTAACTTAAAACCAGGAGTTTCATTAGGTAATGTCACTGCCAAGATTGAGCAAATTGCCCGACAAACCCTACCAGCTAGCATCAGTACAGGCTTCCAAGGTTCAGCCCAAGCGTTTCAGTCTTCGATTCAGGGTTTAGGATGGCTGCTACTGGTTGCTATTTTCGTGATTTATATTGTATTGGGGATTCTCTACGAAAACTTTATTCATCCCCTGACTATTCTTTCTAGCTTGCCTTCTGCTGGTTTCGGCGCACTACTAACGCTGTTAATATTTAATGTTGACTTGAATATTTACGCCTTCGTAGGTATCATCCTGCTGATTGGGATTGTGAAGAAAAACGGCATCATGATGGTTGACTTTGCAATTGTTGCCCGTCAACAAGGTAAAACTCCCTATGATGCCATCTACGAAGCTTGTTTGGTGAGGTTTCGCCCGATTATGATGACCACAATGGCGGCATTGATGGGAACTTTACCAATAGCCCTTGGTTTTGGTGCTGGTGCAGATACACGCCGCCCCCTCGGTTTAGCCGTGGTGGGAGGGTTATTATTTTCGCAGTTTCTCACCCTTTATTTAACACCCGTTTTCTACACCTATATGGAATCTTGGCAAACATCCTTGAAAAAACGCAATTGGCGCAAACCATCAAAAGCTGATTCTGAGGTAGTTTGA
- a CDS encoding YdcF family protein — protein MFLYLSKLLPLFFYPLGLASVCLIVALVTLWKRPRIAAGAIALSLILLLFCSNAWVAKSLVRSLEWQNLPPAQMPNAQAIVVLGGATKSALPPRPGVDLSESGDRVIYAAQLYRQKKAPIIILSGGRIDWRGSGSPESADMANILTSIGIPSPAIVQESESLNTYQNAVNVKKILETRGIGKILLVTSAMHMPRSLKIFQRQGIDAIAAPTDFLVSQAELEELGSTPKAAILNLLPDTGNLNQFTSALKEYIGSFVYRLRGWL, from the coding sequence ATGTTTTTATATCTTTCTAAATTACTACCACTGTTTTTTTATCCGCTGGGACTAGCTAGTGTCTGTTTAATAGTGGCATTGGTGACTTTGTGGAAGCGGCCGCGCATTGCAGCAGGAGCGATCGCATTATCTTTAATTTTATTACTTTTTTGCAGTAATGCTTGGGTTGCTAAATCTCTGGTGCGATCGCTGGAATGGCAAAATCTCCCTCCAGCCCAAATGCCTAATGCCCAAGCAATTGTGGTTTTGGGTGGTGCGACTAAATCAGCTTTACCCCCAAGACCAGGTGTCGATTTAAGTGAATCAGGCGATCGCGTCATTTATGCCGCCCAACTCTATCGCCAAAAAAAAGCTCCTATAATCATTCTCAGTGGGGGTCGCATCGATTGGCGTGGTAGCGGTTCGCCAGAGTCGGCAGATATGGCAAATATACTCACCTCTATTGGTATACCATCCCCAGCTATTGTCCAAGAATCTGAATCTCTCAACACATACCAAAATGCCGTAAATGTCAAGAAAATTCTAGAAACTCGTGGTATTGGTAAAATTTTGTTGGTAACTTCGGCCATGCATATGCCGCGATCGCTAAAAATTTTCCAACGTCAAGGTATTGATGCAATTGCTGCACCTACTGACTTTCTTGTGAGTCAGGCTGAACTCGAAGAACTCGGCAGTACTCCCAAAGCCGCTATACTAAATTTATTACCTGATACCGGCAACCTGAATCAATTCACTAGCGCTTTAAAAGAATACATCGGCAGTTTTGTATATCGCTTGCGTGGTTGGCTTTAA
- a CDS encoding ferredoxin-thioredoxin reductase variable chain translates to MLVEQQKLGVNVVMKIGDRVRVKESVVVYHHPEHRNQAFDIKGTEGEVIGIATEWQGRPVSANLPFVVQFNKKFKAHLREHELEITE, encoded by the coding sequence ATGCTTGTGGAACAACAAAAGTTAGGTGTAAATGTTGTTATGAAAATTGGCGATCGCGTCCGCGTTAAAGAATCGGTAGTGGTTTACCATCATCCTGAGCATCGAAATCAGGCTTTTGACATCAAAGGCACAGAAGGTGAAGTCATAGGTATTGCCACTGAATGGCAAGGTAGACCTGTAAGTGCTAACTTACCATTTGTGGTACAATTTAATAAAAAATTTAAAGCTCACTTGCGTGAACATGAGTTAGAAATAACTGAATAA
- a CDS encoding PepSY-like domain-containing protein, with protein MRLRLLLAGAILILSACHSSEVPQTVQSAFLKKYPGVLPDWEPQAYGYEAVFIDKGIEYEAEFSQDGQWLETEYEVLETQFPLIVLEQIRQKYPDYVITKREIELTPQGTFYEVEVERGDEEIELYFDERANPASNSNEDA; from the coding sequence ATGAGACTTAGACTCTTGTTGGCTGGAGCTATCTTGATTTTGAGCGCATGTCATTCAAGTGAAGTTCCTCAAACCGTTCAAAGCGCTTTTTTAAAGAAGTATCCTGGTGTTTTACCCGATTGGGAGCCACAAGCTTACGGATACGAGGCAGTTTTCATCGACAAAGGGATTGAGTACGAAGCAGAATTCTCACAAGACGGACAATGGCTAGAAACTGAATATGAGGTGTTGGAAACCCAGTTTCCTCTGATAGTGCTTGAGCAGATAAGACAGAAATACCCTGATTACGTCATCACAAAACGAGAGATTGAGCTGACACCACAAGGCACATTTTACGAGGTGGAAGTCGAACGGGGTGACGAAGAAATTGAACTTTATTTTGACGAGCGTGCCAACCCAGCAAGTAATTCCAATGAGGATGCTTAA
- a CDS encoding FtsW/RodA/SpoVE family cell cycle protein has translation MNLRRLIPIFDDSVSSWALEARLLRWLTLIWLFIGLIMLFSASYAVADARQNDGLYYFKRQILWVLVSLIGFNFIVNLPLRKILGISHWFLALFLVLIFVTLIPGLGKKAFDAARWIAIGPIPIQPSELIKPFLVLQSARLFGQWERLTWRVRLTWLVIFGLVLLGILAQPNLSTTALCGMTIWLIALAAGLPYKYLGGTAVGGVLLAVLSISIKEYQRKRVMSFMNPWADATGDGYQLVQSLLAVGSGKTWGAGFGLSQQKLFYLPIQDTDFIFAVYAEEFGYVGSIVLLLLLAIFATLGLIVALKAKNPINRLVAIGVTILMVGQSLLHIGVATGSLPTTGLPLPMFSYGGNSMIASLVAAGLLIRVARESSEAEVVPLRRPQPDNRRQRRMFQKNKL, from the coding sequence GTGAATCTACGCCGCCTGATTCCTATTTTTGATGACTCGGTTTCTAGCTGGGCATTAGAAGCGCGGTTGCTGCGCTGGTTAACATTGATTTGGCTGTTCATCGGTTTGATTATGCTGTTTTCAGCATCTTATGCTGTCGCTGATGCGCGTCAAAATGATGGACTGTACTACTTTAAGCGCCAAATTCTTTGGGTGTTAGTTTCCTTAATTGGATTTAACTTTATTGTTAATCTGCCGTTGCGGAAAATTTTGGGGATTTCCCATTGGTTTTTAGCGCTGTTTTTAGTGCTAATTTTTGTCACCTTAATACCAGGATTGGGTAAAAAGGCTTTTGATGCGGCACGCTGGATAGCCATCGGGCCGATCCCAATTCAACCCTCAGAATTGATTAAACCTTTTTTGGTATTGCAAAGTGCGCGGCTGTTTGGACAGTGGGAACGCCTAACTTGGCGAGTCCGCTTGACTTGGCTGGTTATTTTCGGTTTGGTACTGTTAGGAATTCTCGCCCAACCGAACTTGAGTACAACAGCACTTTGCGGTATGACTATTTGGCTAATTGCCTTGGCGGCTGGCTTACCTTACAAGTACTTGGGCGGCACAGCAGTTGGTGGAGTACTATTAGCTGTACTCAGCATCAGCATTAAAGAGTATCAGCGCAAGCGGGTAATGTCATTCATGAATCCTTGGGCAGACGCTACAGGGGATGGCTACCAGTTGGTACAAAGTTTGCTGGCGGTAGGTTCTGGTAAAACTTGGGGCGCGGGATTTGGGCTTTCTCAACAAAAGCTGTTTTATTTACCAATTCAAGACACGGATTTTATTTTTGCGGTGTACGCCGAAGAGTTTGGCTATGTTGGCAGTATCGTGTTGTTGTTACTGTTAGCTATATTCGCTACCCTGGGACTGATTGTGGCATTAAAGGCGAAGAATCCCATCAATCGACTGGTAGCGATCGGTGTGACAATTTTAATGGTAGGGCAATCGTTGTTACATATTGGTGTTGCTACAGGTTCTCTGCCGACTACAGGCTTGCCTTTGCCGATGTTTAGTTATGGTGGTAATTCTATGATTGCCAGTTTGGTGGCTGCTGGTTTGCTGATTCGGGTAGCCCGCGAAAGTAGTGAAGCTGAGGTGGTACCGCTGCGAAGGCCCCAGCCTGATAACAGGCGTCAGCGTCGGATGTTCCAAAAAAATAAACTGTAA
- a CDS encoding bile acid beta-glucosidase: MTNQPSSKIPSCTWNRPIGLGWDKPYTVRYASNIDDGPWHGMPLGGFGAGCIGRSSRGDFNLWHIDGGEHLFQNAPACQFSVFESNGTSSQAYALSTQPPDDGSLKAWSWYPASGAGGQGSRGAGEQGSRGAEERGGSRFEEQTGEYHALYPRSWFVYENIFKAKLTCEQFSPIWANNYQETSYPVAVFLWNAYNPTDTPITLSIMLTWQNMVGWFTNALKSPEVRVRDDGSPVYDYQPRWGESQGNYNYLVESPQYLGCFLGRVDIAEPVQEGDGSWCIATLQDAKTEVFYHTKWNPLGTGDDVWSSFADNGSLDNYINATPVAANEQLGAALAVRFTLQPGETLEIPFVLAWDLPVTEFAAGINYYRRYTDFFGKNGQNAWAIATTALEQYQTWQQQIQNWQQPILNREDLPSWFKMALFNELYDLTSGGTVWSAASELDPIGQFAVLECLDYRWYESLDVRLYGSFGLLLLFPELEKSVIRAFARAIPHSDHTPRVIGYYYTIKAESPIAVRKVAGATPHDLGAPNEHVWEKTNYTSYQDCNLWKDLGCDFVLQVYRDYLLTGADDVEFLADCWNAIVLTLNYLKTFDLDGDGIPENSGAPDQTFDDWRLQGVSAYCGGLWLAALEAAIAISQILLNHNLGDFDALGVQKSTYETWLKQSRPIYQEKLWNGQYYRLDSESGSDVVMADQLCGQFYARLLGLTDIVPSDRAFSALKTVYQACFLKFGDGKFGAANGVRPDGSPENPQATHPLEVWTGINFGLAAFLVQMGMKDEGFRLTQTVVQQIYDNGLQFRTPEAITAAGTFRASTYLRPMAIWAIYTSLKT; this comes from the coding sequence ATGACAAATCAGCCCTCCTCGAAAATTCCCTCTTGCACTTGGAATCGTCCCATCGGTTTAGGTTGGGACAAACCTTATACCGTCCGCTACGCTAGTAATATTGATGATGGCCCTTGGCACGGTATGCCTTTGGGTGGCTTCGGTGCGGGTTGCATTGGTCGTTCTTCCCGAGGAGACTTTAATTTATGGCACATTGACGGCGGTGAACACCTCTTCCAAAACGCCCCCGCCTGTCAATTCAGTGTGTTTGAATCAAATGGGACATCTTCCCAAGCCTACGCTTTGTCTACTCAACCGCCTGATGATGGTAGTCTCAAGGCTTGGTCATGGTATCCAGCTAGTGGAGCAGGGGGGCAGGGGAGCAGGGGGGCAGGGGAGCAGGGGAGCAGGGGAGCAGAGGAGAGGGGAGGAAGTCGTTTTGAAGAGCAAACTGGTGAATACCATGCTTTGTACCCTCGTAGCTGGTTTGTTTACGAAAATATATTTAAAGCAAAGTTAACTTGTGAACAGTTTTCTCCCATCTGGGCAAACAATTACCAAGAAACTAGTTATCCTGTAGCGGTGTTTCTCTGGAATGCTTACAATCCCACTGATACACCTATCACTCTGAGCATTATGCTCACCTGGCAAAATATGGTGGGCTGGTTTACTAATGCCCTCAAGTCTCCCGAAGTGCGGGTACGCGATGATGGTAGTCCAGTTTATGACTATCAACCACGTTGGGGCGAAAGTCAAGGCAACTACAATTATTTAGTTGAAAGTCCCCAATATCTTGGTTGCTTTTTAGGCCGAGTAGACATTGCTGAACCTGTGCAAGAAGGAGACGGCAGTTGGTGCATTGCCACCCTGCAAGATGCCAAGACCGAGGTATTTTACCACACAAAATGGAATCCTCTAGGTACGGGTGATGACGTGTGGTCAAGTTTTGCTGACAATGGTTCTTTAGATAACTATATTAATGCAACTCCAGTGGCAGCAAATGAACAGTTAGGGGCAGCCCTTGCAGTTCGTTTCACTCTGCAACCAGGCGAAACTCTGGAAATTCCCTTTGTGCTGGCTTGGGATTTGCCTGTGACAGAATTCGCCGCTGGAATTAATTATTACCGCAGATATACAGATTTTTTTGGTAAGAATGGGCAAAATGCTTGGGCGATCGCAACCACTGCCTTAGAACAATACCAGACTTGGCAACAACAAATTCAAAATTGGCAACAACCGATTCTTAACCGCGAAGATTTGCCTTCTTGGTTCAAAATGGCTTTATTTAATGAGCTTTACGACCTCACCAGCGGCGGGACGGTCTGGAGTGCCGCATCAGAACTTGACCCCATCGGTCAGTTTGCAGTGTTAGAGTGCTTAGATTACCGCTGGTATGAAAGCTTAGATGTGCGGTTGTATGGTTCCTTTGGGCTACTGCTACTGTTCCCAGAATTAGAAAAGTCTGTAATACGTGCCTTTGCACGGGCAATTCCCCACAGTGATCATACTCCCCGTGTAATTGGTTATTACTACACAATTAAAGCAGAAAGTCCCATCGCAGTTCGCAAAGTTGCAGGTGCAACACCCCACGATTTAGGGGCACCCAATGAACATGTATGGGAGAAAACCAATTACACCAGCTATCAAGACTGTAATTTGTGGAAAGACTTAGGTTGTGATTTTGTCTTGCAAGTATACCGAGATTATCTGCTGACTGGTGCTGATGATGTAGAATTCCTAGCAGACTGCTGGAATGCAATTGTGCTAACCCTCAACTATCTCAAAACCTTTGACCTAGATGGCGATGGCATTCCGGAAAACTCAGGCGCACCAGACCAAACCTTTGATGATTGGCGGTTACAGGGTGTCAGCGCCTATTGTGGCGGGTTGTGGTTAGCAGCCTTAGAAGCAGCGATCGCTATCAGCCAAATCTTATTAAATCACAACCTTGGCGACTTTGATGCCTTAGGCGTGCAAAAATCCACCTATGAAACTTGGTTAAAACAATCTCGCCCAATTTACCAAGAAAAACTTTGGAATGGACAATATTACAGATTAGATAGTGAGAGTGGTTCTGATGTAGTGATGGCAGATCAATTGTGTGGACAATTTTACGCCCGACTACTCGGATTAACGGATATTGTACCGAGCGATCGCGCTTTTTCTGCCTTAAAAACTGTTTATCAAGCTTGCTTTTTGAAATTTGGCGATGGTAAGTTTGGTGCAGCCAACGGTGTTCGTCCCGACGGTTCACCAGAAAATCCTCAAGCAACTCATCCTTTAGAAGTTTGGACAGGTATAAACTTTGGCTTAGCAGCTTTTCTAGTACAGATGGGAATGAAAGACGAAGGATTTCGGTTGACACAAACTGTCGTGCAGCAAATCTACGACAATGGATTACAATTCCGCACTCCTGAAGCTATCACCGCCGCTGGTACATTCCGCGCTAGTACTTATTTACGGCCAATGGCGATTTGGGCAATTTATACTAGTTTGAAAACATAA
- a CDS encoding efflux RND transporter periplasmic adaptor subunit yields MFQIIDISYLGFMQTSKALITRAHHPLSGGKFWLIILGLGYLCTACAASDAQSNGKDSAKKRPVPVVVVSANQKTVPLLLQATGTVEAYSTVSVKSKVGGELTGVYFRQGQNVKKGDLLFKIDSRALETSLMQAQANKAKDLAQVQQALANLEKAKAQVQQALANVEQAKAQVNQARANVTKDVAQATNANVQAQRYSSLLKQGAISKQQAEEYQTTAEAQQATVTADKGGVANAQAAVAAAQADVKNAQAAVTAAQADVQNAQAAVAADQAAIDNAKVQLSYASIYSPINGRTGSLKLNQGNLVKADADDPLITISQIHPIYVTFSIPQRLLPDLKKYSANHKLEVDALPGKDTGTPVKGELTFVDSGVNTQTGTIQLKGTFTNNEERLVPGQFVNVLLKLTEQPNAITVPSQAVQPGQKGQFVYVVKADNKAEMRPVTVGDTVENETVIKEGLQPGEQVVVDGQFNLVPGATVQVKPAVGTRKKS; encoded by the coding sequence ATGTTCCAGATTATTGATATCAGCTATTTAGGTTTTATGCAGACGAGCAAGGCTTTGATTACACGCGCTCATCATCCGCTTTCTGGAGGCAAATTCTGGCTGATAATACTGGGTTTGGGTTACTTATGTACTGCCTGTGCGGCTTCTGACGCTCAATCAAATGGAAAGGACAGTGCAAAAAAGCGACCTGTGCCAGTGGTAGTTGTTAGTGCAAACCAGAAAACAGTTCCCCTGCTTTTACAAGCGACGGGGACAGTAGAAGCATATTCTACGGTATCAGTCAAGTCTAAAGTCGGTGGAGAACTGACTGGTGTCTACTTTCGCCAAGGGCAGAACGTCAAAAAAGGCGATTTGCTATTTAAGATTGATTCTCGCGCCCTGGAAACCTCGCTGATGCAAGCTCAAGCCAACAAAGCCAAAGATTTGGCTCAAGTGCAGCAAGCACTAGCCAATCTAGAAAAAGCTAAAGCTCAGGTACAGCAAGCACTAGCCAATGTTGAGCAAGCCAAAGCGCAAGTTAACCAGGCAAGAGCTAATGTCACCAAGGATGTAGCCCAAGCAACAAACGCCAACGTCCAGGCTCAACGCTACAGCAGTTTACTCAAGCAGGGGGCAATTAGCAAACAACAGGCAGAAGAGTATCAAACAACTGCTGAAGCTCAACAGGCAACAGTCACAGCAGACAAAGGTGGTGTCGCCAATGCTCAAGCCGCCGTCGCCGCAGCCCAAGCAGACGTAAAAAACGCTCAAGCCGCTGTCACTGCTGCCCAAGCAGACGTACAAAATGCTCAAGCCGCTGTCGCCGCAGATCAAGCAGCCATCGATAATGCCAAAGTTCAGCTTTCCTACGCTTCTATTTATTCCCCCATCAACGGACGCACAGGTAGCCTCAAGTTGAATCAAGGTAATTTGGTGAAAGCAGATGCTGACGATCCTTTAATTACCATCAGCCAGATTCATCCAATTTATGTCACATTCTCCATTCCCCAAAGGCTATTACCTGACCTGAAGAAATACAGTGCAAACCACAAACTCGAAGTAGATGCTTTACCTGGCAAAGATACAGGAACTCCAGTTAAGGGGGAACTCACCTTTGTTGATAGCGGCGTGAATACACAAACAGGCACAATTCAACTCAAAGGTACATTCACCAATAATGAGGAGCGATTGGTGCCAGGGCAGTTTGTCAACGTCCTACTGAAGCTAACTGAACAACCTAATGCCATTACAGTGCCTTCTCAAGCAGTGCAACCAGGACAAAAAGGGCAGTTTGTGTATGTAGTCAAAGCCGACAACAAAGCCGAAATGCGTCCTGTCACCGTAGGTGACACAGTTGAAAACGAAACAGTGATTAAAGAGGGATTGCAACCGGGTGAACAAGTAGTTGTAGATGGGCAATTCAATCTAGTACCAGGGGCCACAGTGCAGGTTAAACCAGCAGTAGGAACTAGGAAGAAATCATGA